The genomic interval TTTATTCCCTGCACTAAAAtgtaggccttttttttttccatatgtcTCTGCAGATTTGGAAAAGAAAACCACAAACTAGCAGAGCAGACGGTCTCTTTGGCAtgtaatgttgctttaaagccAACACATAtgtcaaaaaaaaggaaggtttcAAATGACTTCACTTAGActtcaactaaaaaaaacttcatcatATCCCAGCGGGCTGTACTGTGAGGCGAtgagactgatttaaaaaaaatattccaacTGGACCAAGAATTAAAGGCCGAATTTTCCTTGCCTGTCTCCAGGACTGGCCTGCAGATCTTTATTTCTGTATAGTGCAAGCTTTATGGTGCTGTCTCCAATGAGAGGgcattgtgtgtgcatgatgtgtCTGTTGGCAAAGAAGGAACATTTCCATCCAACCAGTGTGGTGATGgaaaaagaggatgaaaagaaCGGCAGTGGGAAGAGAGGTAACACTTCAGTGACTCAAACAAAATGGAGATGCTGAGTTTAACATCTCATTGTAGTTGCCTATAAAGATAGAATTTCTTTACTGTGAGACTTAGCAAGTTAATTGATTGAAGATGTCCCCAACCAATGATTTTCCCAACCCAACACAACATGCAGATTACTCTTTGCATGTAGTGAAGTCAGCTGTTGTCGGCTCTGGTACCTCTGCCTGAAATCAAGGATTCATTTTGGGAAAACATGGGTACGGATTTGGAGTTTTAAATCGGTCTCTTTGCCATTATAAGATGCAGATATCTGccatgacaaaacaaaatgcatgaCAGATATGGCAAAATCAGCTTAGGCTTAGCAAGACGTCAAATAAAAGACGTGCAATTtctgaaaaatctgaaaaataggAAGAGTTCTTTTAGTATCTAAACGgtttgtctgtgtaggttctcagtcatggtaaatcgaagcttgatccaaaggtcAACTGGACTTCAttcaagatcttcaactaaGTCCAGGGGTTTGAATCTTGAACTCATTGCTACTGTAcatattgtttattgttttgtatgCTGTGTCAAAATTCATGTATGTGGCACATTATTTCCAGAACTAAAAGGACAGTACTTGAAGACAGCATGTTAGATTTTGAGCCTTGCAATGCTTTGAGAAAGAAATATAGATGGATCAAATCGACCTTTTTTCAAAAAGgtcaggagagaggagtgaCTTCAGCAAAGTAATACTGATTATGTAATGTGTTCCCTTCCTTTTGCCCAGAGTGTTGAAACATTAACATGTCTAACAGGCTGGTTAGAGACGGAGTAACACTGTGATGTGATGAATGGgctgaaaacacttttaaaaccttTGAGACTCATCTTTTCTTATCCAAACCTGCCAGGCGAGCTGTGCTCAGGCAGGTAGATCGCATGTGTACCTAGCATACACAGTGGAACAAGCACACAcccatacatacacaaacacacacacatcccctcCCTGTCAGTAGTCTTGGAAAATgcagaagaacagaaaatattatttgatttgatttgctgAGCAGAGGCTGTTTATGTGAGCCAGAGAGGATTCAAGAAGTATTGCTTTTCTTCTCTGATTGCATTTTGTCATTTACACATTTCTCAAACCAATAAAGCTCTCAGCACAAGGCATGCAATAGTCAACCAACCAGTCAGCCaatataacacatttaaagtcaacacTCACATGGCAAGAGCACACAGACTGTTGGTCAAGCCGTTTGTACACGCAAGCAGACGCCAGTAAGAGCCAAAAAAATACCACCAATAAAATCACCTTGAAAACTCAGATTATCCTATCAACAGTGCAATCatttcaggagaaaaaaaacgttcagGCATATGTAGTTAAGGTTTACATCAACCAGGCACGACATCTTTTCATCAGAACGAACAACTTAACAataatcgttttttttaaaatcgacCATATTCAGTATTTGCCTACAACCAGTCAACAACAGTACCTGATTCACAGACTAGCTGTATTGTAATTCAGTGAATATACAATGTTGCAGAAGGTTTGGTTAAGCACAGAAGGTTTTTAGCttttacaaagacacaaatgCTAACAGTGGTTACATTAATTCTCAATAAGCAAACTTTTACTGATCTCAtgacactgttttgtttttttcacatcctCTACTTTTTTTCATGCCCACAAAATTTCACAAAATGATCTTTAACTACAGGTGTGTTCACATTGGAAAACCTCAAAAAACCAATGCCATTGGATTCTTACACCGATGTACAAAGAACTCTTTAGCATCTGAATGAGCGACCTAGCCTTTTAACTGACTCCAATATAAACCGAGAGCGtgccacagccctatgttcccacagccctatgttcccacagccctatgttcccacatttcctttttcataaatttgtatcagttaccctaaccctaccctgtgggaacatagggcctaattttgagaaaattcttagaaatgtgggaacttAGGGCTGACCCCTATACACCAATTGGCAAAAATGACACAGTTAAAAATATTTGAGGGCCACCCAGCACATGGGAAGTCAGATAAAATATCATAAAGGGCGACAACATTGGGGTTGTTGGGTTGGTAGTAAATTACGGACTTACCCAGAACACCAGAGTTACAGTGATACAGTTACTgtctttttttgaagattttttttacccattAAATGTCAGTAAGTTCCACAGTGTAAACCCTCTTTTTGAAAGGCTTTTGCTCTGAAAGGGACGCAGATGCTAAAAGGGTATCATGTACGTCAAATGGGTGTGACAAAGCATTGGTATTTGAGGACTTGCGAAAGGAACTTGTTAGTAATATTGTTTTGcttattttaaatatacttttttaaGCACAGTAATACTGTCAACACCGTAAACGTTTGATTAATTTGTCTAGGTAAAAGGGTTCATACAATACATTTAGCTTGTGGCTTAAACAAATCGGGTTGATGGGGGGATACTTTGGATTTCCACTAACTTCAAGATAGAAAATGGCCAAATTTAGACCAATCAGTGCTGTTAGTAGTCACCAAATGTAGTGATGATTGTAGAGATATTTGAGGAGATCCAAGAGCAGTACTCTTCAAGGAGGGGGGTCAGACATCTTCACTGTGCCATGGTTTTATTGTGTGTTGAGGATTTTTAGTTTTTGGAAATTAGTGTCTGGACTAAAAGGTAAAATTATAACTCACATCTACTAATTCacatattgtttatttaatgtgtcAAGCAGTCCAAAATCATGCTTCAGCTCTCTGTCAGATCATCTCACTGTGCTgtagaaaaggaaaggaaagaaaaggtaTGAAAGAATAAGAAGGAAAATCAGGAGATGCCAAAAAAAGGCCCTGAGAAAAAGTATGACAGGTTTTTTGAAAGACATTTTCCTAGCTTTGTTAGAGGCAGCCCTGTTTGGCTTGATATGGTCAAAATCCTGTTATGTGCATCCACCTTAAAATACTGACATCAATGTTTCATAGAGTTAGTGCAGTCACAGGAGGGAACACAAGGTgacaaaaaaaacgtatttcAAACCCAGTGTGGTTCATCACAGAAAGCCTCACTATGTGCATttcaaaacagcagtttgttctTCATCTCTACTTCAGAGCCCTGGTGTTTGATTATAAGGAGAGGCTGTTGAATAGTGGCTCTCCCTCTGTTATTATCCtttttcacaaaaatgtaaCGTCTTCTTGCGACTGCACCCAGCGCCAGTGTGCGTCGTACTCCAGATGCATTTTGCCATTCATCTTGCAAGTATCCAGGTCGATCTTTCCGTTTTTGTACGGTTTGAGTTTGGGGCTTGGATTGGTTCCCAGTTTCTCCTTGAGGCTGGGGCGGGTTGGTTTGCCAGTTTGCATGGTTGGTTTCTCCAGGACGCCATTGACCTTAACGCCTTGTGTCTGGGTGTTGCCCTTAGAAACAGGGCTTCCTTTGCTGGTCTCTGCAGCCTTGGTCCACACTGGAGTGTCTTGCTTGGGGCCTTCCGACTTGGCTTGGAAAGAGCCGATTGGTGGTTTAACCATTCCATTCCCACTGATGGCATTGGGAACACCAGTCCCTATCCCACCATTCACCTCAGTCCCATTTTCAACTACAGTTCCACCTTCAGTAGACCGAGTCCCATTTCCAGCCCCAGTGCCGGACCTACCGACTACCCCAGCTGTTGTGACCATGGCCCCTGTGCGGCCCCCAACGTTAGCCTCTGAGACCAGCGGTGTGGTCGAGCAGATGACCGACTCCGAGCTGGATGGGCAGTACTCATCCATGTCATCCGCCAGGGTATCCAGGTAGCTGCCAATGGAGATGTTGTCTAGTTTGTCGTTGGGGTCCTGCAGGCTGCTCCAGGAGCCCCTCCAGGAGGTGTCGGGGCCCTCGCCCAGGCTGTACTGACTGCTGGTGAGGCTGCTGCAACGGCTCGTCAGGGTGCTACGCTCTTCCATCAGCCATTTCACAGCCTCGATGCCTTCATGGACCGCAAGCAACTGCTGCAAGATCTTCACGTCCACAGAGCGCAAGTGAGCCTGCAGGGGAGAAAGAAGGAGATATGGAAATAtttattaaagtctttatatgtgatttttcacacttaaatataatataaatcaagtataccctctgaaaataactctgtgagtcatgactgtccacaatgggtgtaacacccgagtcccactgtctgtgatgttttcagagttttcagagtcctatcttcagtttgtttacatcgcccggacggcagctgactcctcccctcgtatataaaagttgtttaattgagggactagagaaaagaagaataacatactgtactc from Labrus mixtus chromosome 3, fLabMix1.1, whole genome shotgun sequence carries:
- the lurap1 gene encoding leucine rich adaptor protein 1, whose translation is MDEGTATETIPDLKDIEVKIGRKTPEGLLRWMREEASTLRGEAKLATAHETSKETGKKSLDEKIRKLKMEMAHLRSVDVKILQQLLAVHEGIEAVKWLMEERSTLTSRCSSLTSSQYSLGEGPDTSWRGSWSSLQDPNDKLDNISIGSYLDTLADDMDEYCPSSSESVICSTTPLVSEANVGGRTGAMVTTAGVVGRSGTGAGNGTRSTEGGTVVENGTEVNGGIGTGVPNAISGNGMVKPPIGSFQAKSEGPKQDTPVWTKAAETSKGSPVSKGNTQTQGVKVNGVLEKPTMQTGKPTRPSLKEKLGTNPSPKLKPYKNGKIDLDTCKMNGKMHLEYDAHWRWVQSQEDVTFL